Within the Amyelois transitella isolate CPQ chromosome 3, ilAmyTran1.1, whole genome shotgun sequence genome, the region AATTCTCTTGGACCTGCGcggtatttttatgttttgaatttttatcttaatgaaaatatgtacttacattaggTGAAAGTTAACGAAATATCAAcgattgaaattaaaaaccaaCTAGCGATCCgacccggcttcgcacggatagtattcatatatataaatctttcAGAAAACAGTCATTctaacatttcaaacaaaaacaaattccgTCCACATCTTACCGAGATTAGcgcaaacatacaaacagagaaaataggggactttataatatgtagtgattaatcaaaaattgttattttcagtTGGCACAGAGAGCGAAAAGACGGATACCGAGGAGTTGGTCGGGCGTGCCGCTTCTCAATGTTCGGCGCCACCTGACTTGCTGCCTAGTGAAGCAAGAGCACTTTTGCAGCCCACCACTCCCCCACCAAGACCGACGAGCAAAATACCTGAATCTACGTACAAACCTCCGCCATCTCCAACAGCTGCCGATCGAAATGAGAACAAACAACCCAGATTGCGATTCGAGGTAGGTtgtttaaacttataaaagtcCTACGTACACCAACCCGACATTTCTTCGGAGCAATCTTGTATTAAAATCTTCACCTCCCGGGTTTTTGTGTAGAGTTCACTaatactaatttaattaaaacttgtaTGTAGtcgaaaaaatatacattgtgTGTGTGATTGATGGCTCTTTTTAAAGCCCACATTCTGTGTTATCTGACATTAAATCGTAGCAGACCAAATATAAGGCAAATACGCAAGTATTTCATTTACCCGAAGTGCCATGAATGGAAGATAGAAAGTATTGATAAGAACAACTTAATCATGACGCTAGATATTATCAAAGAACGAAATATATTGTATGCTTTTTTTGTGAAAAGCGTATCATTTCGTTTGCAATTTTGTCTGCAATATCAGACACTGTATTGCActtctacattcataaatatatacgagtacatataatcacgtcttaataacaacataatacaacatataatcacgtcaatatcccttgcgaagtagacagagccaacagtcttcaaaagaatgaaaggccacgtttggcttattgatggaattgagatttaaatagtgaaagcttgctagcccattgcctaaaaggagaatctcaagtttattagcctatccctataGTGGCATTAGGTATTCttaagtgctgggaaccacacggcattcttCTACATGATTTGAGATGTTTGATCATCATCATGTTTGATCATGATGATGATCatcaatataagtaataaatttgaCTGCATATTGTGACTATTTCTGGGTAACTGGATCCCATACTGAGTACTATGGAATTTCGATCGTAGACAACGTAGTTCCTCTCtagttaaaatttgtaaaatttgttttagatTATAGACTTATATGTAGTGTAGGAGTATGCACGTATATAGCTTAGTTGATCTACAGTTCGTCTAACGTTATTAAGTTTgccgaaatataaaaaaataagtcctgctataagtgccgtgtggttcccggcaccaatacaaaaaagaataggaccactccatttctttcccatggatgtcgtaaaaggcgactaagggataggcttacaaacttgggattatttttaggcgatgggctagcaacctgtcactatttgaatctcaattctatcttaaagccaaatagctaaacgtggcctgtcggtcttttcaagactgttggctctgtctaccccgcaagggatatagacgtgattatatgtatgtatgtaagtcctGCTATAGCGTGTAAatatttgtgtgtgtgtgtgtacataATCTATATTGTAAAATCAATGTAACGTCATCGAGGCGTAGTAATTCATTGAATAATGAGATGAATCATCTATTTGTGTCGCGGCACAGCGTCGTCGGCGCGGGCGGCTCGCCTTTGCCTCACGTATCTCATTGATCGTAAAGGCGCGGCTAGTTTCCTTTTAAGAACGAGATAAGGCCGCCGCTCGATGTCCGCTGTGCCGCCTGCCGAGACGACCGGCGCCGCAGGTTATCTTATACCgcctttatatacatattttgaagTTAGAGCAGCACAATAAGCGAGAAACTAAAAAGACATACTATAGATATGACAAAGCTTATTGCCAAAAAAATTTTCGTCTGCTAGTCCCCATTaactacaaaagaataatCTTTTCGTTAACTTcaagtcttttattttttcaggaaCTGACCTGCGACGTAGAACTTCAACATCCTGAATCATCCAAACAACAGCCATTGCAGTTTTCCTTCACGCTGTACGATCTTGATGGACATGGCAGAATGACGAAagatgtaagtacatacatatgtagctATAACTTGtattatatcaaataaatagcTCTTACTACATATAACGGCTTTCATAGAAATcgatacttaatttttttaaattaccgtattatatatgtttagtaaatttaattacctCGTTATCggcacataatttatttaaatcgtttaattttttaggaTATAGCTGGCATCGTGTCGACGATATACGAGTCGATAGGGAAGTCGGTCACAGTGCCTCATTATGGCTCGAAAACCATACAGGTGCGGCTAACGGTCGTGCCGGAAGACGGGTGTGCACAAACTCGAGAGAAACGGGAGGGGAGGCGACGGCGACGGAAAGAAACGTTAGTCGCTGCTCCCGCGCCTGTGACCGAATGCCCAGACAGCGAAGAAGAGAGGGAACGACTATCGCACGAAGATGACGCCTCATCCAAGTCGTCTGGTTCCGGCGACCGCAGAACACAACATCGACCGCAGCAATCAATCAGCAACTCTCGTCCTCACAGACACCATCGCCGGGAACATAGGGAGAGAAAACATACTAAAAAGCGATCTGGCAGCTTACAGAGACGGGAGCTACTTGAAATCATTCAAGCTAACATGGAAAAAAATCACATGAGCTTTCAAACGTCAAGGTTAGTAAATCACAATTTCAATAACGATTGTAATCCTTTcatcagaaaataaaataggtgaAGGGTTTATTCCGGAATTTAAACAAAAGTCATATCACTGAATATTATAAACCCCCTCTAatttatgtctgtatgtacgCGCTATACTCGGAATGTTTTGACGGATTTTATTCCCGTTTGAAATATGTTGGAAATACGGTTTTCTGAGACAGGTTTATATGAATTTTGTAATgctaatagtaaataaatttgtcatCAAAAGCTATTTAAACGTTATATAGTAATTGTATATGACCAATCATCTTTCCGTTAACTCAGacaatattgaattttaaaaacattatattttcccTTTCAGAAAGACCAGTGATCCTGTGGCCAATGAAGAAGAGATTACAACGAAATATCAAAAGCTGCGTAACAGATCATACACAGTGAGTGAGAAACCAATCAATGCATTCCAAAAGACGAAGACGGAAAACATAGGAAACGGCTATCTGGATTTAGCTAGTGGAGGAGATTCAAATCTTTGCCGGTACGATAGATATCTGCACGCCGTGATATGTTCATCAGCTCGGCACGCGCACACCGGGTACCACCAGAAACAAACACAACCGCCCCGCACGCCGCGCGTCTCACAAATCCCGCAGCCCCGCTCACGATCACACGACATGCCCAACCACAAACACCCTAGAGTTCTCCAAATCATATTCTTATAGAACTCAACAACGGGCATTGTCTTCCTCTctatttaattatgaatacatttaattacaaGTTACCAAGTGCTGtcctgaaatttatttaaaatgttgcaTTGACAAAATCTTAGTTATAATTTAGTGTTTATATGGATTTATTCACAACAATGAGGCTCATACTTGCTTGTACgtacgtacctacatattttttaacaaactttataacattttaattatactaaGGTAGTTTGTTGTACTTAGAAACAGCATTGAGAACTACAGCATAAACAACTAGAGACACAAAGGTTTTCCATCATGTACGTATTAAAactccattatttttaatatcggtATATGTCCTGTAAATAAGTTATTGTTTCCTCtaataagaacaaaaaaagTGTTTACTGAAATAGACGGCCTCGTCAAGATAAaccatataatatatatagatattatagATGTGCTAAAACTAATGCTTTCGACAGTTGTATGGTGGTAAATCATGGAGTTCAtttgtacttacttaataagTTTGTAGACTTGTGGCAAGTGCCTTAAATATTGGTAACCCAGTCCatattgaacataaaaatattcgaGTAAAAAGCAAGTCATATAGATTCGTTTTTATTAGGAGTGGTTGTTAAAAATCTTGTATTTAATCTGTGTATTGTTAACGACAAAAATGCTCAGTAGACGTAATTTGTAAAACTCATTTTCGAGTTTAGACTGATTATAGACATAAGTGTTAAGTACTTGAGCAATGATAGTTTATTATGAAACTGTTAAAAGTAGgtaatcatttatttgttttgtaagtacttaaatcCAGACTGcaaataattgaatattttttcagcagtctaataacaaaaatgataaaatctcATTTTCACGCTCTAGTACCATTATCagtattctttattttgtaataaaagctAATGAATCTCTAGCAAGTTATTATCTAcctcttattttaatttcataatttagggctaataatttattaaaatctgaaTCCTAATgtaaatttagatttattttagctTATATTGTGATAATTTGTCAAATACAGTTATAGTGACACTCAAAGATAAATTAAGGTGTACAGTAAGTAAGTGTATAAAGTGCTCGAtcttgtcaaaaatatttattattatggaatATAATCTTGAGATTACTTTACAATGCTGTATTTTCTTAATTGATATAATCCTCTTCCGAAAGTTCTCCTTCTGCATGTGAACCATACCGTAGCAAGGAGTAGAATAACTGTCGTTATTATAATCGTAGTTTCTCTTGGCAGACTGCACTTGTTTGCAGCATATGCATCTGGTGTTGTGGTaaccttaaataaaaatgaaattctaGAAAATATGAGATATGGATTATTTCTTGATTGACTTAACCGAAAAAAATCAAACACAAACGAATTCACCAGTTGGTAGCTTATTTTATCAAGTATCAATAATAGTCGAAGCTTGGAAGAAATATAAAGATCAACCAGCTAACCAACGAAATCTACGGCAGAAAATTGTAAAACTCGAAAAAGATTacagtttttacaaaaatccgATACATACCAGCATAAATTTCGGTTCAAATATATTTCTCATGGAAAAAGAAGGCACAGAGTACTCGAAAAATTCTACATTCTCATTGTCATAATTATATGAGTGGTGCAAGAGACATCCATAGTGAGTATGGCCTCCGAATACTGCACGGGGTTTtaactttgaaattaaatcGTCAGTTGCTTCTTTAGACAGTGCATCAATTTTCAGTCTGAatggtatatatttttcagacaAGGGGGGTGCATCGGGCTCAGAGCACACGGCGTCCGATAATCTATACAAAGGAAAATGctgaaaaagatataaaatttataataattattacaagtATAAAGTAGAAAAAGATTATATCACTTGTGataggaaaatttaaaaattatttcattacctGAAGAAGTATAGGTCGACTGTGATTTATAGAAATATCGTAGTTATTCATATCACAGCTCTCATCGGCAGAACATTTTAGTATAGCTGAAAAACAGTCGTATAAGTTTCATATATTCTGCAAGAAATGCGACAAGAAACTATCAccaatttttataagtaaaacatTTGGAACCTAATATCCTGTTCTATGATATCAACATATGAATACCctataataaattgttgatatttaataaaatttaggcctgagaaaattttatttgcgcTAAGACAGAAATACCGAAGTTGTTAACCACATGGGAGAAGCTGTGGAAAAAGCTAATCAAAAATCTACCTGAAACATTGTTTATCTTGCTCCTAGCCTCGCGACACATGCGACAGGAATCACCCTCGAGTGCCATCGAGTTGATCAATACAAAGTTATTGTCTTTTATAGTAAGTAGCTGAACAGATGGAGATCTAAGCTGCTCTGCAAATCTTTCCGCAGATCCGGTTTtgatactaaaataatattatctagTGGAATTTaagatcttaaaaataaagaccTATCATAATGCTTGGAGGTAAATCTGATAGAAGTGATATTCTGGCGTTCATAGGCTACGAAAATGCTGTACCTGTTTTAGTTTAGTGTAAGAGTATATACTATAAACAATCAACTGGATCTATgaacatttttgtgttaaaataaaaaaaaattgaatagttTTATAATTGTTCAAAAGGGTTTTTAATTGTTAGATATAAATGAGACATTAAGGGCATTACGGTTTTAGAAGTGACTAGGATACGCCCGCGTAAAACGTACGAAAGCTGACCCCCTGTATTGCCTTTTATAGGGATGAGGAAATTGTTGTataccagtttttaagttggGCTGagccttacatacatacataaaatcacgcctctttcccggaggggtaggcagagactgcctctttccacttgccacgatctctgcatatttccttcgcttcatccacattcataactctcttcatgcaagctcggcggtttcgggtacttttgacctcaccctttaccaggacgtccttaatttgatcaagatacgttcgtctaggtcttcccactccgacctttccctccacactctccatgtatatctgcttagtcaacctgttttcattcatcctctccacatgaccgaaccatctcaacatacccttttctattcctgtaactacatcttctttcacaagCTGAGCCTTACAATTCTGAGAATTCAAATCGGATCATTAATTTTCtagtacaaacataaatatagatattctAAAAATCTCATTTTTACTTCTGTTGGGTTTTATAGATCTCCATAGATTTTTGCCAATATCTTTCAAGAACTTTGGTATCGGTAATGAAATAGTAACTGAATAAAAAGCGGTCATCCAACGACCAGTAACAATTAATCCCtacttaaaagtttaatttaaaaatgattattatttttttgccgatttgaataaaataaacaataagtaACAGCAGCCTCAGTAGCATACGAATAATGCATATGACtcaattttagaaaatatattccatgtacagacAGCTCGTTTAcgattttattgtatgtataatatagcACAATATagcatttctattgtcttatatCATTCTGATTTCTATGGCTAAGTTGAAAGTGTACCTACCTAACAAAGGATAAGAACACATAGTACTtctttatacctacttattatggAATCCGATATCGTGATTACCAACAGTtatgtacataggtacattCTCTGGCAAAGGAAATGTTTCATGAAAACGTTTTACAAATTTAGTAAATTCTTCATTGGTGCTAAATTCTCCTTCATCGAAAAGGTctcctgaaacaaaaataaatattctaattaTGAGaaggtatgtaaaaaataatatataaagctAATTGAAAAACAATGTCAGTAAAAGTATCCGACAAAGATTTCATAGGTttgaaaaatcctttcttattGCCTGCCTAATTAAAAagcttttcccttgattgaaaTTTACAATTTGAGCAGGAAAGGAAGTATATGACACACactattttttatcaacaCCGCATCAGCATAGAAGTTTGTTCTAGATATGTAAATATGGTTATTCTCTAAGTCATCTTTACTACATCCCCAATGGGAAAAATTGTGGTTGGTCCCATTCTAAAATgccaaaaaaagttaattatcgattgtaaattaatataaagtgTCGTGTATAACttaagcaataaaaaatataaaaattttgctcaacttgattaaaaataaaaacaaactggTTTGGTAGGTAAGAGGTTATTATGTGACAAAATGAACCTAAAATGACACTTTTATaacctaaaaattttaaaaacatcatACCTAAAACAAATACTACTTCTGGCTTGTGTAATGTCACTACAGCCCTAAATGACTGATACATTTGCCATTCCCTTCTTAATTTATCTATCCAAAAACTTTTACGATGACCCATTATGTGTGTATCAGATATAATAAGGGCTTTCAGAGTTCCAGCATCTACTTTTGATCCTTTTACAGGAAGCCAATcacactgaaaaaaaaagaagtaggtaagtaataatgagaacaataattttttaacttaatacgtctgaaaaagaaaactattcatatttcagaggttataaatgttataattcataaaaataagtatatttacctGTGATATGACcacataataaataagaaactcACAGTAAAAAAGAGTGAAGAATATtccacaaataaatattattatccttTTATTTCTGAAGAGTTGCATTTTAAGATACATAAACACATGAACACTTTTGACGACTTATGGCTAATCTTATCTCTAAAAAAGATAATGTAAATGTGATGAtacaagatttaaaataataagtaggtaatatcaatttatattgCCTATTCCAACAAATTCTTAAACTTAATCTTATTCTTGTTTATGGAAATTATGATCTCCATTAAGTAACATCGTAATCAGACTAGCCGCGCCCCACCACTCTTAGCACACCTACGTAGTAAATACTGACGCAATACATACATGTCATGGTCATGGTTGCTCGTGCGTCTCTTAAATCGATAGAAATAGAACACTTTGTTGTTAATTGTTACAACACAAGATAAAGAATGAAAGACAAGATGTAATTACCTGAACTTGTAGCTCATTGCCagaaattttcttaatattaaatagcCAAAAGCATGTCAGACCAACGCATTATGAAGGAGGGTTTAGCATTGTCGATGTGTCTCCTTCGTGAAgttcaatatttatatgttactaGGTAAGCAAGAACGTAGGTCCCTGctttctttacataatattttcaattaaatttaaatggttGATAAGTACTTGTGACTTTTCTAACAAGTtgacatactcgtatattactGTGTTCGGTTGTGGTCATCCCAATCtcatctaatattataaatgcgaaaatatttttttgtttgttatctctttacgggttaaaatctaaataaatcttcttgaaatatcacatacatataattaagtctggagaaggacataggataccatcccggtaaaaactatagttcccgtgggatttgcaaaaaccctgtattcttttgttgctttttgtaaGTGATGCTAAATTCatcgtttttgtttttgtagaaACGTTAGACGTTTAATTCGTCGTGTCAGTAAAAGCTCCTTTCgtataaaaaagatttaagtACATCCAtactaatgtacatataaaaactTTGCTGTTCGTGAGGACAATTATAGGTAAAATTTTCCGTGGGGAAGTGACggataatataagtatataattgttaaaatatacaaatcgTGGTTATAAAAGTCccgaattatttttagtacttGACGCCTGCAACTCTGTTTGCGTGTTATTAGAAATACGAAggttaaggttattaaatttactcaaatttcgGTACATATTACAGAGTAGCTGGTCCCTTTGGCTTCAACATCAGATGATCCAGATCTTCCATTATATTTTCGTCCAAAGAAAATTCTCATCAGGTTGAACTTTTGTCCAAACATCTTTTCCATAATTCGGTTGATTTAGCTGGTATATAATGATTCTGCATCAGGTGTTCcagatcttcgatttttaaaCGCTAACAGAAAATGCTCAGAAATGATGAAAGCAGTCCAGCTGTAAACTGTGGGTTGGAGAGAGCGTCCGGCCAATACCTCATGTTTATTGAGgatccatttttatttttctttccgACAGGTTTATCTGAGCAAACCAACATGGGTTTTAGTATTCGCCTGCGCGCGTTTATGAACCAATTGTTGACTTGCAGCAACGTGAGCCGCGTATGCGCAGCCAACGTTCGCTTCTCCTCTTCCGTCGGATACGGATGAACTAAATGTTGGAACAGCCAAGCCCTCATGATTAGCGCGGGGTGTTGCCCAGGCACGCCACGCAAATCATGAGGGCTTGGCTGTTGCGTGGCGTGCCAGGGCAGCACCCCGCGCTTGCCACCCTCTTCGTCGTTCTCGGGCGGGGGGGAACCGGACACGGATGAACACGAGTTGTTCGAATTCGTTCCTGTGAAAGAATCCGTTGCCAGCAGTCCAGCGCTACTGTGACTAATCGGAGTTAAACCTTGGACAACTAGTGGAGTTGGATCTCTGTGCGGCCGGGGGGTACGGGAGCTCGGCGTGGGGGAACGCCGCGGGGGGGAACGCGGGCGGCGCGGAGGGCGCCGGGGGACACTGATATTGTGGCTAATTGGAAGTGCTGGTGTGCTCGTCGATGGAGCCGGACAAGTTGTTGTTGCTCGCGACatgttttactgttttattatatttattgataccTAGAAAAAAGGGATGTGGTGGTAAGTTTAACAACGTCGAAGTAATGTTTCTTTTACAACGAAGAAGATTGTCTATGTTTTATGAAGTTGATTATAAATCAACAtctattagaaaaatatggtaattgtaataaaagaataattcgTTTCTTGTGTGATGACATGTGATgtttagaaattaataaaatattccagTTATGAAAATGCCTCCTTTAATTAACCACAGTTCATGTCTTTTCTTGGTGAAGGaatataaacttgatattaGTTAAAGCGTTAGAGTCTATGTTAGAATAATCAGCCGAACTTTTTGCCATACACATCttcatttcttttacaaaagaaatttaaaacacTTGTTTCAACATTATATTAGTAACAGATTATtcattcttaaattaaaaacgcaTGGTGATCAAAGACGTGCGGTTTTTATACGACCGTTAGAATTATATCGATGTAGcaataatgttaatatatttattgcttaaATAGTTTTGGTacatttctataaaattaaaaataaaatcaagaagattcccaaggctaaaaactttgaaagttaaaaacaaattcataTCAACTGACTTCAAAGAAGAAGCAGGTTGTTGTTGGTTATTGTGACATATACAAAACTTTATGCTTCCTTTAGCTTAAAATATCTTACGATGACAGAGAA harbors:
- the LOC106135474 gene encoding metallophosphoesterase 1 isoform X1 codes for the protein MYLKMQLFRNKRIIIFICGIFFTLFYCEFLIYYVVISQCDWLPVKGSKVDAGTLKALIISDTHIMGHRKSFWIDKLRREWQMYQSFRAVVTLHKPEVVFVLGDLFDEGEFSTNEEFTKFVKRFHETFPLPENVPMYITVGNHDIGFHNNIKTGSAERFAEQLRSPSVQLLTIKDNNFVLINSMALEGDSCRMCREARSKINNVSAILKCSADESCDMNNYDISINHSRPILLQHFPLYRLSDAVCSEPDAPPLSEKYIPFRLKIDALSKEATDDLISKLKPRAVFGGHTHYGCLLHHSYNYDNENVEFFEYSVPSFSMRNIFEPKFMLVTTTPDAYAANKCSLPRETTIIITTVILLLATVWFTCRRRTFGRGLYQLRKYSIVK
- the LOC106135472 gene encoding protein naked cuticle homolog, with translation MTCYETLRTPAPAADAPMAHHFVKWWRNKFRNGYKKFSIGTESEKTDTEELVGRAASQCSAPPDLLPSEARALLQPTTPPPRPTSKIPESTYKPPPSPTAADRNENKQPRLRFEELTCDVELQHPESSKQQPLQFSFTLYDLDGHGRMTKDDIAGIVSTIYESIGKSVTVPHYGSKTIQVRLTVVPEDGCAQTREKREGRRRRRKETLVAAPAPVTECPDSEEERERLSHEDDASSKSSGSGDRRTQHRPQQSISNSRPHRHHRREHRERKHTKKRSGSLQRRELLEIIQANMEKNHMSFQTSRKTSDPVANEEEITTKYQKLRNRSYTVSEKPINAFQKTKTENIGNGYLDLASGGDSNLCRYDRYLHAVICSSARHAHTGYHQKQTQPPRTPRVSQIPQPRSRSHDMPNHKHPRVLQIIFL
- the LOC106135474 gene encoding metallophosphoesterase 1 isoform X2, with the translated sequence MGHRKSFWIDKLRREWQMYQSFRAVVTLHKPEVVFVLGDLFDEGEFSTNEEFTKFVKRFHETFPLPENVPMYITVGNHDIGFHNNIKTGSAERFAEQLRSPSVQLLTIKDNNFVLINSMALEGDSCRMCREARSKINNVSAILKCSADESCDMNNYDISINHSRPILLQHFPLYRLSDAVCSEPDAPPLSEKYIPFRLKIDALSKEATDDLISKLKPRAVFGGHTHYGCLLHHSYNYDNENVEFFEYSVPSFSMRNIFEPKFMLVTTTPDAYAANKCSLPRETTIIITTVILLLATVWFTCRRRTFGRGLYQLRKYSIVK